AAAGTGAGTCTTCTGTCCGTCAGCAACAAGGGTGTAGTTCCCAAGGTAGAAAGGAAGCTGAGTGCTAGGGTGGGCCTTGATATGATTGTAATAGTCGGCCAAAAATTCCGCATTAGCAATGACGTTGTGCTCCTTGCGCTTGATGGTCTTAATAATGTACTTGCCATTAGGagtaaacaagaaatcggaTCCAGATTTGCCAGGAGATTTagtcttggtcaagtcaGACTGCAAAACAAACGAATTCAAAAACTCATGATAGTCGATTCCACAAAGAGTGCGGATGTTCTGATAAACAATTGGCGAATGGGCCTTAATAATGGCACCTCCATCAAGTctgtatttcttgttctccatGAGGGCTTCCTGGCTGCAAGGGGGAGTAGCATAGACGGCTGTTTGAACTCCATTAAACATGAGAGTGGATTTCGTAATAGGGGCAGCGCGTCCAGTAAAAGAATTCAGCTTTGCTTTGGCTCTTGTCATCAACAATGGTGTCTTGGGCTTGTTGACTTCCTCAACCTGAATGACCAAATTGTCAGAGGGAGTTTGAGCAATAGGTTTAGATGGAGCCAGTGGAGCTGTAGTGGGAAGCTCGGTGTATGGTTCAGCTTGAActccaccagaaacaatcaattgtGGCAAACCCTTGAATAAGTTTGCAACGgcaataatctcagcaacaaggcTGTCAATGGAACAACTGCCCTCGATGGCAGGGGCAAGGGCGTCGGCAATAGTGCAAGGGGTTTCATCATCCACCTTGGCAGGAGTGATTTCCTCAGATTCAGCCAAATCGCTGGTGGAGGTTTCCAAAGGCGACTCATTCAATGTCACTTCGTCATGGGACTCAGGAGTAgagtcattctcatcaatttcaataggGCAATCAGATAGAGCccaagaggcagcaggggtAGTCCAGGTAGCTTCAGTGTTCTCTTCGGACCAATTAGTTTGAATTTGGCGGGTGGTAAAGGCAGCCTCGTCTCCAGCCTCAAAAGACCACTCGGAGGagttgtcatcatcattatcttTATCAATGGGAGCAGAGTTTTCACGATAAGCTTGTTCGgcaacaatatcaatggGTTTCCAAATGGTGGGTTCATTGAGGGTctcatcagatccaacCGAGACACCAGAGTCATCGGGGGAACATTCAAGGATCAAAACCTTGTgataagcaaaagcagaacgTCTGGCAGGACGACGGTTCTCTTGTTGTACACAAGCACCATACTTGGGCACAGAAATACCGCAACGGACCTCACTCAAAACAGGACGACGAGGGACCTTGTGGGCTCCATTAGAAGGAAGATAATCACCgttggaaaagaaaaatgcacccattttatcaattaaaaCGGGTGACAGTAAAACAGTAGTAAAAAATAGTGTTGAAAGCGCTGGTTAATAAttcacagaacaaaacttgAGTGTAAAAACAGCTGGAGGTTTATTCTgaggagaaaaaagaaaaagagaagaaaaaaagaccaTTGCTGCGGATTTCCcatcatatatatacacaGGGCTCTAAAGATTATGCTGATGTCTGATGTCTGCCTTGACCACATAATCTTGGATCACGGGCCCGACAGGCCTGCAGACTGCAGCCCCCCTGCAAGAACCCGCTACAGTACCGGCTGGAGCACCCAAGCACAGCTCGAACACCCTCTAAAG
The Sugiyamaella lignohabitans strain CBS 10342 chromosome A, complete sequence genome window above contains:
- the MSS4 gene encoding 1-phosphatidylinositol-4-phosphate 5-kinase (Phosphatidylinositol-4-phosphate 5-kinase; involved in actin cytoskeleton organization and cell morphogenesis; multicopy suppressor of stt4 mutation; GO_component: GO:0005634 - nucleus [Evidence IDA] [PMID 9624177]; GO_component: GO:0005886 - plasma membrane [Evidence IDA] [PMID 9624177]; GO_function: GO:0016308 - 1-phosphatidylinositol-4-phosphate 5-kinase activity [Evidence IEA]; GO_function: GO:0016308 - 1-phosphatidylinositol-4-phosphate 5-kinase activity [Evidence IDA] [PMID 9624177]; GO_function: GO:0016308 - 1-phosphatidylinositol-4-phosphate 5-kinase activity [Evidence IDA] [PMID 9624178]; GO_function: GO:0005524 - ATP binding [Evidence IEA]; GO_function: GO:0016301 - kinase activity [Evidence IEA]; GO_function: GO:0000166 - nucleotide binding [Evidence IEA]; GO_function: GO:0016307 - phosphatidylinositol phosphate kinase activity [Evidence IEA]; GO_function: GO:0016740 - transferase activity [Evidence IEA]; GO_process: GO:0031321 - ascospore-type prospore assembly [Evidence IGI] [PMID 19502581]; GO_process: GO:0046488 - phosphatidylinositol metabolic process [Evidence IEA]; GO_process: GO:0046854 - phosphatidylinositol phosphorylation [Evidence IDA] [PMID 9624177]; GO_process: GO:0046854 - phosphatidylinositol phosphorylation [Evidence IDA] [PMID 9624178]; GO_process: GO:0016310 - phosphorylation [Evidence IEA]) encodes the protein MGAFFFSNGDYLPSNGAHKVPRRPVLSEVRCGISVPKYGACVQQENRRPARRSAFAYHKVLILECSPDDSGVSVGSDETLNEPTIWKPIDIVAEQAYRENSAPIDKDNDDDNSSEWSFEAGDEAAFTTRQIQTNWSEENTEATWTTPAASWALSDCPIEIDENDSTPESHDEVTLNESPLETSTSDLAESEEITPAKVDDETPCTIADALAPAIEGSCSIDSLVAEIIAVANLFKGLPQLIVSGGVQAEPYTELPTTAPLAPSKPIAQTPSDNLVIQVEEVNKPKTPLLMTRAKAKLNSFTGRAAPITKSTLMFNGVQTAVYATPPCSQEALMENKKYRLDGGAIIKAHSPIVYQNIRTLCGIDYHEFLNSFVLQSDLTKTKSPGKSGSDFLFTPNGKYIIKTIKRKEHNVIANAEFLADYYNHIKAHPSTQLPFYLGNYTLVADGQKTHFIIMKNLLQKETDLIYDLKGSSHDRRAGPRKDNRGRVVFKDLDWTDKHEALSMTQEDRDKLMVQVSKDVDFLKRHNIMDYSLLVGLQSDTRTCEQQPVIGMIDTLCPFSWRKRAETTVKGLMFGRSAVDVVNPKKYGARFLNFVQSAVVPGPSRSVSTHC